The genomic stretch TCTTAGTACTTCGTAGTGCTCGTGGTATCACCACAATTTGGGGAGATTTGGGGAAATGATGCATGAATGatcaaaaatgtgcttttaaaactCTGGTAAGAGGTAGTATATCATGTCTTTATGTTTGCTGTTTATCTATTTTCATTTAAGTCATCTCTGGACAACGaatgtgtatatttttaaaaggtcATGTACATTTTTTGAGCATAATTTAAAGTGGTTAAAACACAGACCATTTTTGGTTTACTGCACAgtcaggaacaaaaaaaaatctttaaaccCACTGTAGGAATTTTTATATCAAATCAGCTTTTCAGGGCATTTCAGAGTGTTTTTCACAGCGGcacaaaaacatgtattttacaGAATCAAGGCATAATCTGACCTGCAGagaatttaaacatttacattaattAAGTATATCACAATGATGCCACAATGCCTATTCAAAAGGAAACAAGCAAATGTTCAGAAGAGAGCAGAAATAAAGTAAGAGGGTCATCTGTGCTTGTTCTAAAACATTTCTGGatatttactgtaaataaaaataaataatgaagcGACTTGAACAGGGGAAGTGACATGTGCATACTGGATCGACAGGCCCAACACATGCACCGAGTGTCTACAGGCCAAGTAACGCGACTCCTGCTTTTACGCTCACAGAATGCTGAAATGCCAAACATAACTTACAGACACGGACACGTCCACATTCACGCCGCTCACATCTCAACACACAGACGTGTAAAACAAACTGGCACCCGTAACGGACTTTCTCCCCTAAATGTCTCCACTGGCTCAGATTCGCGCGCCtgtgtttctcttttcttctcgtTAAACCGCACGAGGGAGCGttcaaaatgcaaaacatcccCCGACCAGGAATTTACACACACTTTGGCTACAACCGCGGCCATACACACATTAAACGTGGAGAGGCTGTTATAACTGTGAACATTTATTTTGGGACTGAAGCAATAAATttgacaaaaaacaacacaatggCGGGCATTCTCGTGACGTCACCGTTCACAGTGTCATAACGACAGCAAGTACATTTGTCATGGGATGTGTGTCCCCATcattcttccatccatccatgcatcattTGCAATAACCTCTATTTTCTATAGTCTCCAGTTTTGCTTTGCTTTAATTTAGTTTTTTGGGTTAGAACTTCCATTTTGGTGTCCAAAGTTCATTTATAGACAGTACTGCTGCTCTCCGTCCTGCTCCactccaaaaaaaaacattttttagcaattaaaatgtatatatatatatatataattatacaCTACAGTATCTTGATAATGTTGTGTTTCTCCAATTTCAGAGTTCGGTTTGTGGCAGACAGCATGGAGATATTAATCCCCTCACTCAATGTTTTGGATGCTCCAAATATAAATGTTTGATGGGctgatccatccatcaacaCTGACCCCGACCTTAGCCGGGCAGCAAGCTGAGCAAGGTCGGTTCGATGCCCTTTCTGCCACGTCCTCCATCATTTCATGAAGGATCATGCCGAAGGCCAGATGAGATGTTTGGAATACCTCTACAGTGTAGCATCCAAGAGGCATCCAGGTCAGTTATGCAAACCAGCTCAGCTCAACACAAAGGCAGCAGTTCAATACGTCTTCTAAAGAACTCGGGTCATTCAGGCCACGGGTGCATGAATTTTGACCAGTTTGATCACAATGAAAGTCAAAATGTGAGCGTTGGGCTCGAGGTGGGCCTATAAGGTGAGTCGGAGCTGGGGTGGACTGCAGCAGGCCTCTCATATCAGGCAGGACTCACTCAGAAAGTGTAGGGCACTGGAACTGAAACGCGCCATTTCTCCCAGTTTTACGCCTGACCAGTGCGCCAAAGAGCACCGGAACTCACACATAGAGCAAACTTCTCCCAGGCCTTCCAGTGAAATGAACCACCCTGAGCCAAGCCTGCCTCCTGTCTGTGGAATATGTTCAACTGTCCAGCACTATTGTTAGTCCAGGTCAGAAGCTACAACCGCGGGCTGGTAGCAGCCTGGGTTAAGCTCTTCCTCACCTTCCAGGGTTCCATGGCAGTTTGGCAGAACCTCTGGCAGAGTGACCAACGGTTCCTGTCTGTGGCCTTCTTGgatcactcacacaccacagtgTATTAACATGGCTGCTTATCTAAACTGCATGAAAACAATTTGAATTTCTGGTGGCTTCAAACATCCCAGCTGACGTTGTGGACACTAAACACCACGAAGCAAATACCACTAAAAAGGCTTTATATGACATTCATGTTGAAGGTAATCTAGTTCGTCTACACTGTGGGGAGAGATTTTGAGGCTGCGTGATGAATAACTGTGTTCTGTAGTACCGCTTTTGGCCACTAGGAGTGGGGTACTTCAGCTATCAAATACACTGTCTCTCTTAACGAGTAGTTAAGAGAAGGGTTAGGGAAATAGCGATTCATGACAGATGTTGATGTTTACACATGCTGAAAGAAAGATTCAACCTGCAAAAATATTATGACTTGACTGATGGTGTATCTGCGATACTTATTATTATATCTTCTTGCGTTGTTTCCTTTTGAATAGACATGTTTGCTCAGCTCAAACGGCATTTCAGGAGTTCTagacagcagcagtttagaGATATCGACAAAGCAAATTCATATCAGCCAGATTTTGCAGCTGCATCTTGTTTACCCTGCAAAGTGCTCTAAGGTCTCCTATAAAAAGTAGGCAGCGCATAGGAGTGGGAATACAACTTGAACTGGGAAGAGATGACTGGAGAGGGTGAACGGAGGGCGAAAACTTCCCTTTCACTCAGTGAAAGCAGGTTCTTCAGTGGAGGTATCTGCAAGGTGACAGAGCACACAGGATTCCGTTAAACAGGTGGGAAATTTTGAAAGCAACATCTGTTTTTCTTGAGTTTCTCTATACAGATGGCTAATACGGCAGAAAATTCCGACCTGACTCGACCCAATTTATCGCTATGACACGTCACTGCAGTTTGTTTACGTAGGAGCGCTGGAGGTCAGCAGTGATCTCCACCCCCTTCTTCCAGTTTAGGGAAgaacagagggggagggggctaTAAAAAGTTGACCCCATCTCAGCCCTCCAGACTTGCGTCCAAGcgagacctgcagcagcatctgatgTCCCCCAGCAGCTGTGCTGTCTCTGCATCAGCACAACAAATACTTTACATTGCCTGaccttttcctcctgcatcactATCCCAGCCATGCCCGCCCGTCTGCCACGCCGTGCACGCTCACTCACGCACGAGCGCGCCTTTTCACACCACATCTCGACCCCATGCTAGGCCCCTGACTGCCACGCACCCAGCTGACATGTATCTGTCATCCCCGAGCAGTTGTATTATTACTCCGACACATAGCTGAGAATGGACTGCAAAGCATGACACTGAGAAAGTAAAAGATTACCACAAGAAAATGCGAACTGAGTGTTAATCGATAAAAGCAACACACgagcaaaacacaaaagcaaaaaggTCAATTGTCAAAAAAGCCCGCTTATATttttatacataaatatatCCAGCTATGAGGCCTAACATTATGACCACCCGCTCAATACTGAGTTGACCCTCCTTTAATTGCTAAAACAGCTCTGAACAGTCATGGCGTGGACTGTACGGACCCCCAAAGGTGTGCCTGTACCTGGCGCCAGTATGTGTGTTCCATTGTGTCTATAACACTGCTCCCCATGTGAGCCTTGGCCAGCCGTGACCCCCatcaccagctcacctgtgatAGATACTGACCTCCGCGGATTAGGAACACCCCACAAAAGCTGCAGTTATGCTCTGAGCCAGTCAACTGGCCAGATCCTCACTCTTGTCCCCTTTCCCCGCTTGTAACATGTCTGATAGATGCTGCCACGATGAAAAGATAATCAGCGTGGCACGTTTCAGTGGCCAAAACGTTATGCCTGATCAGCGTAAATGCTGGCGCCGTTTTGCTTATTGCAACTGCAACTTCTGACACTGATTGAGAATAAGATGACGTAAAACGTCACTGATAAAAAGAAGAGTTCCCCGTGACACTGTCCAGCGCAGAGAGAGAACCACGTAAACAAACGCTATCAAAATAGCCGGATGATGTGTAATGCCGAGAAAAGGGAGCCCAGTCTGGACTGCGGTTGAAAATCCAGTCTCCCACCAAGCCCAGTGGAGTCAGATGACCTGTCATGAAGGTACTGCATTTCTATTAACGCTGACATGCCGCAGCCCAACAGTTCCGCTGCTGCTTCAGCCTCATTTATCGGGCAAAAATTGGGTAATAATGCCGCAGTAACGTTTTAGCTACCTATAAGCTCgactttaaaaagcaaaaaaaagttaTAGTTTGCCAGTTTAATTCAGATCATTACTTAAACTCTCACTCGTGTGTAAGAGATTTAATTTTCCATTGTTAATATAAAAGGCACATAAACATGCTTTTAATGTTAAATGTGCACAACATCTGGTATCTTACACATGTGGCGAGATGTTTCCTTGGTTACCGATGCTCCACTACAAAGCTCATCGTTGTTCCATCAAAGGAGGCTGGGGCGATAATTCTTGGACCTTGTTGTGTAGTGATGCTGATAACGGGCTTCCTGTCAGAGCTCAGTGCGCCTCCTCTCGTGGTCACATGTCCCGGGCCTCCAGGTGGGTGTGGCGCCCCTGGCGGGGCTTCACTTGTCGCGCTGTAATACGCGCTCTCACTTCCTGGTGCAGTGACTTCCGGTCGAAGGCTTTTGGATATTACATCCCCTCCTGCTTTTTCAGAGTGATACTGTTGCTTGGGAAACACGGCCTGCACTGGTAACGTTGGCGACGGGACGAAGCCCGGGTAAATCATGTAGGTGGGGGCGTATGCTGCTGGGCTCAGTGTcagaggagacacagagagaggcaCAGGGGTGATGGGGGCGAcatgtgctgcaggagaaggaggcatCGGTACGTCAACATATTGGCCTGTCTCAGGGTCAAACAACCTCCTGGTCGGGGGCTGGACAGGTGTGTCCACCAGGTAATAATGGCCCGTCGTGGGGTCCAAAAGCATTTTGCGTTGGGtttgtgggtctccagtagAAGGTGTAGGTGAGACAGCtgggacagaaggagagagacatAGTACCTGCTGTTGCGTATGAAACCCTGTTGTGGCCCCTGCGTGATGGAGGACACTGGGGACGGCTGGGTACTCTATTAGCACTGGGGACTTTTTCTGCTCTATTGCTCTGAATTGTTGCACATCTGGATTCACCTCCTGCGAAACGGGTTCATGGTTCAGCAGCTTGACCCGACTGGCGTTACCCAGCCCTGGTATGGTCAGGTAATTCTCCGAATCTGAGCCGGCCTGCGCCACTGCGGGATTGATCGGACTGATTTTCTGGGACTCTATCTTTACTGCTAGcggagctgctgttgtgttggagTTCTCCACGGCCAACATGGAGCTTTGTGGAACAGGGTTAGTGGCAGAGGCCGCACATGCCTTCTTCCCAAAGTGGAGACTACTTCTGTTGCTGAATGTTTTGCTTTCCCGGGACTGTGTTCCGGACACATCAGTGTTGCAGGGGGACTTTACATCTCCTGCCCCCTTGTCTTCCGCTGGTCTCCCTGCTACTGTGTTGGATTGAGGAATCCTGTCTGTTTTGgtttcctccacctcagctccttgTTCCTCGCCGGCGATGAGAGGCATCGGCTGACTGTCTGCGGCCGTCTGCGGAGTGTGAGTTTTACGCTTCCACTCATTCCTGTCGAAAACATAGAGCTGCTCCATTGTCTTAACGGCGGCTTTCAGCTTCTCCAACGCGGCCTGTTTCGGTTCTCTTGGCTCAAAtttctccaggctctgtttCATCGGCTTGCCGTCGGCATTTGTGTGAATTTCTGGCGGCCTTGGCACCACGTACGGTAACCTGCTCGTCATGCAGTGGAGCGGGGAGTTTTCACTTGGTGCCGGGTGGCACACATTTCCTGCTTGTTTCTGAGACGCCTCGGCTGTGTGCGGTTTGATGTTTGTATTCACTGACTGACATTTAATGACGATGGGAGATGGTGGGGCGTGTTTAACTGGCTCCTTTTCCTCCAGTTTATCAGCTGCTGTGGTGCATTTGCTGTCACTTTTATCCAGAGAAACAAACTGATACGAACTCTTGACCAATTTACGGACATCTCTGACGTGATATATCGGCGTATGAAACTTGCATTTAGTGTCTCTTATGTCTCTGACAGTAAAACTTGGCATCTTATCGAAGGAAGACAGTATATGGCATTTGGCATCAGCATCTCCAGGTGTCCTGAAGGTGCCGACACTATTGTAACTTATTTTGGGGGTTAACAAGTTGGCGATATTCAGTGCGCAGCCTTCACTTTCCTTCACACTTCTCAAACATATTTTAATCTCGGgggttttccctcctttctcagTTTCTCCCCGGCTGAAGTTGTGGGCGAACTGTTGTGAGGCAGCAGGTCCACCTGTCGCGGAGCCTGTCGCAGAACTTGGTAGGTCTTTTGGAAAATGTTTCTTCGAAAGGAGCTGGCAGCTTGGAACAAAGAGCAATTTTGACTGTATGCTGATGGTTTCTGGCCCTTCTTTTGCTGTCTGTGCGTCACTTACAGATAACGGCGGCACTTCCCTGACAGGCTCAGGTTTATCTTCGTTGGATGAATTCAGATTTTGTGTGTTGCTAAGAAGCCCTTTTGCCGTTTCAAACACTGATTTCTTAAAATCCTCTGgcgcttttcttcttcctgacTCCTCTGTAGGCTCACAGGAACTGCAGCCGCTGTGTTGGTCATCAGTAGAGTTAAAGCCTGAGCCCGACTCCGACGATTGCCTTTGGAAGCCTCTTTCCTGGCTCCTTTCTTTGTCGCCATTGTGATCTTTGAGTTGAAAACGCGGGGACAGCGCCGGGTGGGTTTCGCAAATTTCCCCCCTCTCCAATTTGCGCTCCTGTTCAAACTGCATCTTTTTTGAAATCACATTTTTCAATAGGCTCGATGCAAAAACAGCTCTTTTGTGTGTGCTTCCTGTGCCGCCTGTGTGATGGCACTGCATGGCGCACCCTGATCTGGCAAACACAGTCCCCTTTTTGGAACACTTTGTGCGTCTGGTGACTTCAGGCTCGTTAACGTTACATCGCACATTCAACGTGACGCCACGCTGTGTTGTCTGAACGGTGTCTTTAATTTCGGAAGAGGAAGACTGCCGAGAAAGTGTCGCCTTGTGTAGTGCGTACATTTTGTTTTGAGTAGCTTTCACACCGTACCTTTTATCGCCCATAGTATTCTTCATTTGGAAAGCATTAGATGTTTTGTGCGCAATGACGCGCCGCTCTTCACCCTTCGTAATGTTTCCATAGTTCCAATCCATATAAGATGACCATTTATTTAGCCCATATTCCGACAGAGAGGACTCGCTAGAAGTGCTAAGATTAATGGCATCGAAGTATGGACATGCCAAGCTGCGGAAAGATTTGGCGGTTAAATTACGCACCTCTTTATCCGCATCGTCCAGCTCACTTATGGAACTGGACGCTCCGCTTGAATACTCATTAATATCTTTCCGTCTTAATTTGGTTGCCAGGTGCTGACGGCCCGGAGCAGGAATGAAATACTCGGCTCTGTCACGGAACGGCTCTGCTATGGCACCAGAGCTCACAAGAGGGCAGTGGCTACTGTCTCCAAAGTCTTTTGTGTACTCGTGTGCGGCGTTGTGAGCGATGCTGACAGGCTCATTCATCGCCCTGGAGGATGCTTTAATTGATAAATGAATCTCCCCCGCATTCGCAAATCTGTTTTTGTCCTCGCTTTCATCCGAGCTCACACTTTTTTCCGAGTCACAAAGATCACTCTCCTCCTGTTCGGTGCTCACCGCTCCTCCAAGACGGGGCTGCATTTTGGTTTGGTTCATGCCTTCCAGTATCAGAGTCCCCTCCTGCGTTTCATCGCTCTCGAAAGACGCGTAATCCACAAAGGAAAATACCAGATTGTTGTCTTCAAAATCCCAACAGGTGCCTCGCCCCTGGTCGTAATCTACGTCGTCGTCGAGTTCGGTTGGCTGGATTTCGTGCGTTGTGATATAGTGAGGCTCGTTTTCAACGGTCTCGTAGCCGCAGTAGTCGGACAGCACCGCGCTGGCACCGTCGTCGGACTCGGTTTTACTGTTCAGATACATGTCGGTGTACTGGAGCTCATCACTCTCGCTGCGCGCAGCGTCACTCTTGTCCCCCGGATCCAGCTCGGCGCGCCGCCGCTGCTCATTCCCAGAGTCCCGATCAGCGTTGGGAAGTTTGCTCAGTGGTTCCAAAGAAGGGTCGCCCGACACGGTGGGGCGTGCGTCCTCTGACTGCTCGCCCAAGTCCTCCGAGAGGACTTTCCTCTCCGCTTCATGATTCCTTTGCTGTGCGCGGTCGCATTGCAAGAGCAGGTGATTTCCTTCACCGGTGAAAGTTACTTTTACGGTTTTTACGCCGTCTGGTTTCATGTTCAAGTCTGCATAGCTGGACTCATCGCGTTTTCCCATGGTGTCGTTGTCGTCCGGGCTGTCCTTAACCTTCTCCGggagcagcttcctgtgaaaTCCGGTGACATCTCCGTAAGTGAGAGTTTCCCCTGCTGCTTCCATAAACTGCGGTGTTCACTGTCTGGTGGTCCTCGTTTGTGATGTTATCCCGACACAGGACGGAAAACTCTGCAGAGTGCAGGCACTCACTGcgggaagggtgtgtgtgtgtgtgtgtgtgtggtgtgtgtgtgtgtgtgtgtgtgtgagagagagagagagagagagagagagagagagaggtggtggtgggggagctCTTGAGAGTTTAAGTTTACTTTGTTTTCTATGTTGTTCCTGTAATTCTGCAAAGCTTTGTAATGTTTTCCAGGCTGATGTCGCTTCAGCACCTTTTACTGATGAACAGCTCCACATTTTTTGTAAAAAGTCGAATACTTTTACGATACACGTAACGtaaatacctttaaaaaaaacataaatatgtgTTTTACTGCTCTGGTGTTTGTGAACATCCAGCTGCCTAAATATATGCTCACCCACAACAGTTGccaaaaaacaatattttaaaaaaaaagattcccaATTTATTCTCTATCTAAAGAAACGGACTAATGTTGGCGCAAATCGAATCTGTTATTCTCACACACGTTAAACGGCCATGTGGGAGTTGTGAGCTcggaaaaatgtaaatgaaggaTGAACCTCAGTAATTAGTGTTATCATCAGAGGCCATGCTGAATAATTCCATCTCCCGCTGTAATGAGCTAGTCACTGGAGCTTGAAGGGCTAAAGACGCAACTGTTGTTCCTGGACAGGGCCCCAGATTGGTGGTATGCAGCGGGGAGGGGCCGGGCCAACAGTTGCTCCATGTGGAGGGCACACTGACAGCAATATCAAGGACAGAGGCGACCAGAATAAAGCCCTGTCACCCTGAAATTACTTCCACCCTCCCGTCATGAATGAGCTGtaatgtgttttctttattgtcTCTTTTGAATTGTGTGGCGTGTTTGAACATCAGTGCTTTTTATTGGTGGAATGATCCTTTTCTTTTAGCTCCATTAACACGATCTAGTTAGTAACTTAGTTACCTGCTACATCTGAAATCCAATTTCCCCCAGAGAACTTTATCTTAGTGAGCTGTTAAAGCAGTGTGACAtcattgtggggaaaaaacaaaagcacacacacacacacagagagagacacacacacacagggtgcaCATGAGTTCCACAAAGCTGATAAATTTAGGCAGCTATTTAAAATGGGGACAACCGCTCACGCAAGCACACCGAGATCAGTTTCTTACACTGGCCACATTGAAGCAGCAGGTGCTATTACATTAATAAGGGTCTCACACCACCCACGTGAGGACCCgttccctcccacacacatcacacactggaggtgagtgtgtgtgtgtgtgagtgtgagtgtggtcTGTACCTCAGGACAGAGGGTGTGTTAGAGCAACACAGCAAACCACAAGTGACACGGAAATTTACATCAAACAAAAGTGAGCGACACGTTGCAGAAGAGTTTTAACTCTCATTATTTAAATCTGACAACTATATATTTAGTAAGCATTGAAATCATGCTTGTTTTACTGTCTGGTGTGCGATCTTTTGCCGTCTTGCAGCAGCAGCGAATGTGTGATTCAGGCTCTTGAGAGCGAACTGGAGACGTTTGATGGCTCGAACACCTGCTGTGAAGCAGTCACCAGCAGCCAGACACCTCACTTCTCTGGGTGACACCCTCCCAAACCCCCAGGGTTTCATAGTTCAAGGGGTAAGAGGTCATCTTTGGATTTGAAGGTGTCATACGTGAGCTAGTTAAGTGGATGTAAAGGATTAGAGTGTAACTGTAAACTGTAGATATTGACAATTCACTTAAAGAGGATTAATGCTCTCTGTGGGCATTTCATAGCTAATGACCTTTTGATGGTGGAGGGATTAGAAAGATTATCATTTAAtcagacaccccccctccccccatattGGAAAACGTTGACATTTGTGAGTCAGATGATTTAAAGACATTATATTTCCAATGTCCAACATATATGTAATTTACTGTGTATCACCTAAATAAAGTAGTAGCCCTAAGTCATTTACCAAGAATAGAATTTATATTTTTCAATAAGTTATAGAAATAAGTGCTAGAATAGCTCTAAATGAAAGAGAAACATTGCTGAAGTGGTGTCATCAAAGCATAAAGCATTAAAAATGTGGGACAAAATCACAAAATGCACTGCTACTAATAATAAACAGGCATTTTTATTATGTTTCTTTTATTgtaagaagaaaaagaaaagaacccaGGTCTTTAATTAAAAATCCGTTTGTATTAATTGGAGTTTACGTCGTTCTCTTTAAAGTCTTTCCTCTTTGCAACGTGCACAAGCCAAAACCAGTGCACGTTATAGTGTCCATAAAGTTGTCCAAGCATCCCAAACACTAGCAAAATGTGAAAACATGGCATTCTCCCCGTCAGAGGTCAGGATTAACAAGCATCTTGCGTTTTTCCGTTTCATTGCTTGTCTAGAAAGAGCCACGTTTGCTGAGGCGTCATCTGGGTTCAGCTCCTGCGGCCTAAAAACAGCAGCGCTCGGTGAGAGCTGTCATGAATATGCCAGTAATGGCAGACATGTACGGTCGCTGTCGTCTCGTACTGAGGATTTGGTTTCACTCCTACTCATAAAAGGTCAGCACCTTGTTAGGAGCTGCTGGGATAACCAGCAACCCTATTGTTTAATGAAGTCTTTTCAGACCTGTATACCTGATATCCATAGTGTTGCTTGTCATATAGTGTGTGATAACCTTTTGTTAACCTTGGAGACAGTATACAGATATAGTAATCTTCTGGTGCTGTTTCAACCCAGACTTTTATTTATAATAACATGGTGTTCAGCTCTTTCTTCACATCTGCCTGTGTGGACAACCTGCTGTGGTCCAGCTCCAACAGTTTGAATCAGAGCAGCAAAGTATAATAATGCATTTCCAAAAAAAATCCTAAGACTTCCTATGATGAGAACTGCTGGTCCGCAGCTTGTGGCAACTCTTCAGCTCTCTAGAGCTGTTCATCTTGCTTCTTTCAACTGTTTCCTGGACTTGGTTTTGTTTAGACCTTAACAAGAGTATAACAAAATGGGTCGTTCCTTTACACTGTCATGTGTCTTTTCTGGATTGATTCCTGTCTTTGTGGAGGATGTTGGACAGATATTAATAAActtacttctttttttaaacactgtaaaatgttttaaaagcattATATCCAGTCATAGTTGGGAAGCCTGTGGCATCTTAATTTGGGAGTAATTTCTGGGCATTACCCGGAAAAGCCCTCATAGTTTCCCAAGGTCTACAATTACTGGCTGATGTAGAAAACCTCTTTGTTAATGCAACATACAGttgaatagattttttttaatgttgtcttGTGAACATGATACCTGATTACACTCTAatcaattcaaataaaaatctatAAATGATGTTCGAATTCCGACACTCATTATGTGAATCCATTCAATGCGTCATGACTGCAAACATAGAGCTCTTTGGCGCCCCCCTGTGGTAACAATAACAGATGACACCCAAAAAATTAACAGTGATTCTTTAAAAATCGAACATTTACAAGAAATACAATAATATTTGCAGGTTATTTTGATGAGCGCAATTTGGTATTCCAGATAGCATCTTTACATGCACAATCAACATTGTTCAATTAAAACGACATTTCCCCAAATGTTGTTAGAACGTGAAGAAGTCCGCCCCCATCTGGTCACAGTGAGTAAAGCAACGACGGCAGTCAATACCTGCTGAACATATGACCTTTATATAGCGTAATGATATAgcaatcattattattatcattgttataGTTATTATAATCGTTTTTGTTATCATGATACGGCAATGCTATGGCAAAAAAAGACAGCTTCCATGGTTTTGGTAGATTTTTACGTTTTAGGGGTAGAAATGTAACTTTCTAATAATAAACTccaaaatgtaaatgtgcacACGTACTTGAAAGCATTTCCATTTTTGGAAGGCTGAATGATGATTGAGTCAAGTCTCGGCTTCCACTGTGACGCGGCTCTGACGTCACCACGGACGGAAGTGCCGCAGCGACGGTGTTTCTGGAGCTGCTAATCCGCTTTGATGATGCTGTCTGTCGAAGGTCTGTGACTCTGACCAAGCCAACCGACACGCTGTGGCTTCATTAAGACGCGCTTGTTTGAGATCCAGGGTCTTCGCATTTGCCCTTTgccggagggagagagatggaggcggGC from Takifugu flavidus isolate HTHZ2018 chromosome 6, ASM371156v2, whole genome shotgun sequence encodes the following:
- the LOC130527200 gene encoding uncharacterized protein C4orf54 homolog; its protein translation is MEAAGETLTYGDVTGFHRKLLPEKVKDSPDDNDTMGKRDESSYADLNMKPDGVKTVKVTFTGEGNHLLLQCDRAQQRNHEAERKVLSEDLGEQSEDARPTVSGDPSLEPLSKLPNADRDSGNEQRRRAELDPGDKSDAARSESDELQYTDMYLNSKTESDDGASAVLSDYCGYETVENEPHYITTHEIQPTELDDDVDYDQGRGTCWDFEDNNLVFSFVDYASFESDETQEGTLILEGMNQTKMQPRLGGAVSTEQEESDLCDSEKSVSSDESEDKNRFANAGEIHLSIKASSRAMNEPVSIAHNAAHEYTKDFGDSSHCPLVSSGAIAEPFRDRAEYFIPAPGRQHLATKLRRKDINEYSSGASSSISELDDADKEVRNLTAKSFRSLACPYFDAINLSTSSESSLSEYGLNKWSSYMDWNYGNITKGEERRVIAHKTSNAFQMKNTMGDKRYGVKATQNKMYALHKATLSRQSSSSEIKDTVQTTQRGVTLNVRCNVNEPEVTRRTKCSKKGTVFARSGCAMQCHHTGGTGSTHKRAVFASSLLKNVISKKMQFEQERKLERGEICETHPALSPRFQLKDHNGDKERSQERGFQRQSSESGSGFNSTDDQHSGCSSCEPTEESGRRKAPEDFKKSVFETAKGLLSNTQNLNSSNEDKPEPVREVPPLSVSDAQTAKEGPETISIQSKLLFVPSCQLLSKKHFPKDLPSSATGSATGGPAASQQFAHNFSRGETEKGGKTPEIKICLRSVKESEGCALNIANLLTPKISYNSVGTFRTPGDADAKCHILSSFDKMPSFTVRDIRDTKCKFHTPIYHVRDVRKLVKSSYQFVSLDKSDSKCTTAADKLEEKEPVKHAPPSPIVIKCQSVNTNIKPHTAEASQKQAGNVCHPAPSENSPLHCMTSRLPYVVPRPPEIHTNADGKPMKQSLEKFEPREPKQAALEKLKAAVKTMEQLYVFDRNEWKRKTHTPQTAADSQPMPLIAGEEQGAEVEETKTDRIPQSNTVAGRPAEDKGAGDVKSPCNTDVSGTQSRESKTFSNRSSLHFGKKACAASATNPVPQSSMLAVENSNTTAAPLAVKIESQKISPINPAVAQAGSDSENYLTIPGLGNASRVKLLNHEPVSQEVNPDVQQFRAIEQKKSPVLIEYPAVPSVLHHAGATTGFHTQQQVLCLSPSVPAVSPTPSTGDPQTQRKMLLDPTTGHYYLVDTPVQPPTRRLFDPETGQYVDVPMPPSPAAHVAPITPVPLSVSPLTLSPAAYAPTYMIYPGFVPSPTLPVQAVFPKQQYHSEKAGGDVISKSLRPEVTAPGSESAYYSATSEAPPGAPHPPGGPGHVTTRGGALSSDRKPVISITTQQGPRIIAPASFDGTTMSFVVEHR